Proteins encoded together in one Hevea brasiliensis isolate MT/VB/25A 57/8 chromosome 16, ASM3005281v1, whole genome shotgun sequence window:
- the LOC110655940 gene encoding probable small nuclear ribonucleoprotein F gives MATIPVNPKPFLNNLTGKTVIVKLKWGMEYKGFLASVDSYMNLQLGNTEEYIDGQFTGNLGEILIRCNNVLYLRGVPEDEDIEDADHD, from the exons ATGGCT ACCATACCAGTTAATCCTAAGCCTTTCTTGAACAATTTGACTGGCAAGACTGTTATAGTCAAACTCAAGTGGGGAATGGAATACAAAG gttttcttgCTTCCGTGGATTCTTACATGAACCTACAG CTAGGCAACACTGAAGAATATATTGATGGTCAATTCACTGGAAATTTGGGAGAGATTTTGATCAG ATGCAACAATGTTCTGTATCTTCGTGGTGTTCCAGAGGATGAAGACATAGAGGATGCTGACCATGACTGA
- the LOC110655939 gene encoding uncharacterized protein LOC110655939: MAAGEDVDMSNLKSQLNETHELWKLEMERGQSQVDALQAKLMEVKACIKGSDEDVKKELEVLWRRVQTTATLLTYLKSKARIMAVPDLAHTSCGIKELEGVGLVDKNGAPLSSWSRTVDLSSFDSPDDETWIRLGAQHGSCDEQDEAYIGELLQSVQMVTVVMEALVKRVLMAESETAIEKDKVTFGQEEIRKKAIQIETMSSKLEEMERFALGTNSILNEMRQRVEDLVEETSRQRQRAAENEQELCRVKRDFESLKSYVSSLISVRETLLSSEKQFQTIERLFERLVAKTTQLEGEKMQKEAEVQKLMEENVRLTALLDKKEAQLLAMNEQCKVMALNASNL, translated from the exons ATGGCGGCGGGAGAAGATGTTGATATGTCAAATTTGAAGTCTCAGCTAAATGAAACTCATGAATTGTGGAAGTTGGAGATGGAACGAGGACAGTCACAAGTGGATGCATTACAAGCGAAGCTTATGGAGGTAAAGGCTTGTATAAAGGGGTCTGATGAAGATGTGAAGAAAGAGTTGGAGGTTCTTTGGCGAAGAGTGCAAACCACTGCAACATTATTGACCTACCTAAAATCAAAAGCAAGAATCATGGCTGTTCCTGATTTAGCTCATACATCATGTGGCATCAAAGAATTAGAAGGAGTGGGGCTTGTTGACAAGAATGGTGCACCCCTTTCTAGTTGGTCAAGGACTGTTGATCTTTCTTCTTTTGACAGTCCAGATGATGAAACATGGATTAGACTTGGTGCGCAGCATGGTAGTTGTGATGAACAAGATGAAGCTTATATTGGTGAATTGCTCCAGTCTGTGCAGATGGTAACTGTTGTAATGGAAGCTCTTGTGAAAAGAGTTCTAATGGCAGAATCTGAAACTGCAATTGAGAAAGATAAGGTAACATTTGGTCAGGAAGAAATTAGGAAGAAGGCAATCCAAATTGAGACCATGTCTTCAAAATTAGAGGAGATGGAGAGATTTGCCCTTGGAACAAATAGTATTCTTAATGAGATGCGCCAGAGGGTTGAGGATTTGGTTGAAGAAACATCAAGGCAGAGGCAAAGAGCTGCAGAAAATGAACAAGAGCTTTGCCGTGTTAAAAGGGATTTTGAGTCGTTGAAATCATATGTTAGCAGTCTCATTAGTGTAAGAGAGACACTTCTTTCATCGGAGAAGCAATTTCAAACTATTGAGAGGCTTTTTGAACG GCTAGTTGCAAAGACAACTCAGTTGGAAGGTGAGAAAATGCAGAAAGAGGCTGAAGTTCAGAAACTTATGGAAGAGAATGTGAGGTTGACTGCTCTCCTTGACAAGAAGGAGGCCCAACTCCTGGCAATGAATGAACAGTGCAAGGTAATGGCGCTGAATGCTTCAAATTTATGA